DNA from Rubripirellula lacrimiformis:
CTGCCACGAAACAAAACAGCCTGACCATCCTGGATCCGCAGCGCCGTCGCCGCTGACATTTGCCGATCGGCGCGTTTGACGATATTGACCGGATACGCAAACCGAGTCTGGATCTCTGCGAGCGTGGATTGCATATTGTCTGGTCCGCCAGCGGACAGCTGGTCGCGGGCCAGCAACGCGCCGCCGGCCAACGCCTCTTCCACCACGCCCATGTTGGCCGCTTCAGTCGTCCCCTGGAACACATACGCCTGGATGACCCAAGCGACCACAAGAATCAGGATGACGCCCAGATAGAATCGAAAGAACAACCGAGTCATGTTGACTTTGCCATCAGATATCCCACGCCGCGAATGGATTTGATTCGCGTCGGTTGACCCGAATCGTCATTCAATTTGCGCCGCAACCGAGACACACGAAGATCGATCGATCGGTCCATGCCGTCGTATGGCAATTCAAGCAGATCCACATAGATCTCTTTGCGATCGACCACCGTTCCAGCACGTTTGGCAAGGTAGACCAACAGATCGAATTCTGCCGTTGTTAGTTCGATATCCTGGCCCGCGATCGCGACACACCGACTAGCGACATCGATCCGCAAATCATCGACCAAGATGGCTTTCTCACTGACCGGATTCTCTGGCTTGTCACCACGCCGCAGATGCAGTTTCAATCGTGCCAGCAATGCACGGGGGCGGACCGGTTTGGACATGAAATCGTCGGCGCCGACTTCCAGGGCAATCACCTCGTCGATCTCTTCGCCGCGAGCGGTCAGGACAATGATGGGACCGCTGTACTTGGGCCGAACGCTGCGGCAGACGCTAAACCCGTCGGTCCCCGGCAGTCCAATGTCCAGCACGACGGCGTCAAAGGAATCCCGCTGGATTCGCTCAATCGCTGTGTTGCCGTCTCGTTCGATGGCAACTTCGAACCGATGTTCGACTAAGAACTCTTGCACCATCGACGCCAGCGGTACGTCGTCTTCGACCAGCAAAATTCGATGCTTCACGGAACTCATCAGGACCTGGATACTTGGATTCTGCGATGGGGCGACACGAGAGATTCCACGATTGTATCGAAAAGAACCGCCAAAACGGGTGGGACTACAGGCCGATACAATACGCTCTGATACACCACTGCTACAGTAAATTGGATGGCGTCTAGCTATATTGTGGGTATCGATCCATTCACCCGACGATGCCGAGACGACTGTTTCAGGCGATCTAGGTCAGGGTGACGCCCCG
Protein-coding regions in this window:
- a CDS encoding response regulator transcription factor; its protein translation is MSSVKHRILLVEDDVPLASMVQEFLVEHRFEVAIERDGNTAIERIQRDSFDAVVLDIGLPGTDGFSVCRSVRPKYSGPIIVLTARGEEIDEVIALEVGADDFMSKPVRPRALLARLKLHLRRGDKPENPVSEKAILVDDLRIDVASRCVAIAGQDIELTTAEFDLLVYLAKRAGTVVDRKEIYVDLLELPYDGMDRSIDLRVSRLRRKLNDDSGQPTRIKSIRGVGYLMAKST